A stretch of the Pan troglodytes isolate AG18354 chromosome 20, NHGRI_mPanTro3-v2.0_pri, whole genome shotgun sequence genome encodes the following:
- the LOC107966154 gene encoding sialic acid-binding Ig-like lectin 8 isoform X1 gives MLLLLLLLPLLWGTKGMEGDRQYGDGYLLQVQELVTVQEGLCVHVPCFFSYPQDGWTDSDPVHGYWFRAGDRPYQDAPVATNNPDREVQAETQGRFQLLGDIWSNDCSLSIRDARKRDKGSYFFRLERGSMKWSYKSQLNYKAKQLSVFVTALTHRPDILIRGTLESGHPRNLTCSVPWACKQGTAPMISWIGASVSSPGPTTARSSVLTLIPKPQDHGTSLACQVTLPGTGVTTTSTVRLNVSYPPWNLTMTVFQGDATASTALGNGSSLSVLEGQSLRLICAVNSNPPARLSWTRGSLTLCPSRSSNPGLLELPPVHVRDEGEFTCRAQNPQGSQHISLSLSLQNEGTGTSRPVSQVTLAAVGGAGATALAFLSFCIIFIIVRSCGKKSARPAAGVGDTGMEDAKAIRGSASQGPLTESWKDGNPPKKPPPAVAPSSGEEGELHYATLSFHKVKPQDPQGQEATDSEYSEIKIHKRETAETQACLRNHNPSSKEVRG, from the exons atgctgctgctgctgctgctgctgcccctgctCTGGGGGACAAAGGGGAtggagggagacagacaatatGGGGATGGTTACTTGCTGCAAGTGCAGGAGCTGGTGACGGTGCAGGAGGGCCTGTGTGTCCATGTGCCCTGCTTCTTCTCCTACCCCCAGGATGGCTGGACTGACTCTGACCCAGTTCATGGCTACTGGTTCCGGGCAGGAGACAGACCATACCAAGACGCTCCAGTGGCCACAAACAACCCAGACAGAGAAGTGCAGGCAGAGACCCAGGGCCGATTCCAACTCCttggggacatttggagcaacgACTGCTCCCTGAGCATCAGAGACGCCAGGAAGAGGGATAAGGGGTCATATTTCTTTCGGCTAGAGAGAGGAAGCATGAAATGGAGTTACAAATCACAGTTGAATTACAAAGCTAAGCAGCTGTCTGTGTTTGTGACAG CCCTGACCCATAGGCCTGACATCCTCATCCGAGGGACCCTAGAGTCTGGCCACCCCAGGAACCTGACCTGCTCTGTGCCCTGGGCCTGTAAGCAGGGGACGGCCCCCATGATCTCCTGGATTGGGGCCTCCGTGTCCTCCCCGGGCCCCACTACTGCCCGCTCCTCAGTGCTCACCCTTATCCCAAAGCCCCAGGACCACGGCACCAGCCTCGCCTGTCAGGTGACCTTGCCTGGGACAGGTGTGACCACGACCAGTACCGTCCGCCTCAATGTGTCCT ACCCTCCTTGGAACTTGACCATGACTGTCTTCCAAGGAGATGCCACAG CATCCACAGCCCTGGGAAATGGCTCATCTCTTTCAGTCCTGGAGGGCCAGTCTCTGCGCCTGATCTGTGCTGTCAACAGCAATCCCCCTGCCAGGCTGAGCTGGACCCGGGGGAGCCTGACCCTGTGCCCCTCACGGTCCTCAAACCCTGGGCTGCTGGAGCTGCCTCCAGTGCATGTGAGGGATGAAGGGGAATTCACCTGCCGAGCTCAGAACCCTCAGGGCTCCCAGCACATTTCCCTGAGCCTCTCCCTGCAGAATGAGGGCACAG GCACCTCAAGACCTGTATCACAAGTGACACTGGCAGCAGTCGGGGGAGCTGGAGCCACAGCCCTGGCCTTCCTGTCCTTCTGCATCATCTTCATCAT AGTGAGGTCCTGCGGGAAGAAATCGGCAAGGCCAGCAGCGGGCGTGGGGGATACAGGCATGGAAGATGCAAAGGCCATCAGGGGCTCGGCCTCTCAG gGACCTCTGACTGAATCCTGGAAAGATGGCAACCCCCCGAAGAAGCCTCCCCCAGCTGTTGCCCCCTCgtcaggggaggaaggagagctcCATTATGCAACCCTCAGCTTCCATAAAGTGAAGCCTCAGGACCCGCAGGGACAGGAGGCCACTGACAGTGAATACTCGGAGATCAAGATCCACAAGCGAGAAACTGCAGAGACTCAGGCCTGTTTGAGGAATCACAACCCCTCCAGCAAAGAAGTCAGAGGCTGA
- the LOC107966154 gene encoding sialic acid-binding Ig-like lectin 8 isoform X2 yields the protein MLLLLLLLPLLWGTKGMEGDRQYGDGYLLQVQELVTVQEGLCVHVPCFFSYPQDGWTDSDPVHGYWFRAGDRPYQDAPVATNNPDREVQAETQGRFQLLGDIWSNDCSLSIRDARKRDKGSYFFRLERGSMKWSYKSQLNYKAKQLSVFVTDPPWNLTMTVFQGDATASTALGNGSSLSVLEGQSLRLICAVNSNPPARLSWTRGSLTLCPSRSSNPGLLELPPVHVRDEGEFTCRAQNPQGSQHISLSLSLQNEGTGTSRPVSQVTLAAVGGAGATALAFLSFCIIFIIVRSCGKKSARPAAGVGDTGMEDAKAIRGSASQGPLTESWKDGNPPKKPPPAVAPSSGEEGELHYATLSFHKVKPQDPQGQEATDSEYSEIKIHKRETAETQACLRNHNPSSKEVRG from the exons atgctgctgctgctgctgctgctgcccctgctCTGGGGGACAAAGGGGAtggagggagacagacaatatGGGGATGGTTACTTGCTGCAAGTGCAGGAGCTGGTGACGGTGCAGGAGGGCCTGTGTGTCCATGTGCCCTGCTTCTTCTCCTACCCCCAGGATGGCTGGACTGACTCTGACCCAGTTCATGGCTACTGGTTCCGGGCAGGAGACAGACCATACCAAGACGCTCCAGTGGCCACAAACAACCCAGACAGAGAAGTGCAGGCAGAGACCCAGGGCCGATTCCAACTCCttggggacatttggagcaacgACTGCTCCCTGAGCATCAGAGACGCCAGGAAGAGGGATAAGGGGTCATATTTCTTTCGGCTAGAGAGAGGAAGCATGAAATGGAGTTACAAATCACAGTTGAATTACAAAGCTAAGCAGCTGTCTGTGTTTGTGACAG ACCCTCCTTGGAACTTGACCATGACTGTCTTCCAAGGAGATGCCACAG CATCCACAGCCCTGGGAAATGGCTCATCTCTTTCAGTCCTGGAGGGCCAGTCTCTGCGCCTGATCTGTGCTGTCAACAGCAATCCCCCTGCCAGGCTGAGCTGGACCCGGGGGAGCCTGACCCTGTGCCCCTCACGGTCCTCAAACCCTGGGCTGCTGGAGCTGCCTCCAGTGCATGTGAGGGATGAAGGGGAATTCACCTGCCGAGCTCAGAACCCTCAGGGCTCCCAGCACATTTCCCTGAGCCTCTCCCTGCAGAATGAGGGCACAG GCACCTCAAGACCTGTATCACAAGTGACACTGGCAGCAGTCGGGGGAGCTGGAGCCACAGCCCTGGCCTTCCTGTCCTTCTGCATCATCTTCATCAT AGTGAGGTCCTGCGGGAAGAAATCGGCAAGGCCAGCAGCGGGCGTGGGGGATACAGGCATGGAAGATGCAAAGGCCATCAGGGGCTCGGCCTCTCAG gGACCTCTGACTGAATCCTGGAAAGATGGCAACCCCCCGAAGAAGCCTCCCCCAGCTGTTGCCCCCTCgtcaggggaggaaggagagctcCATTATGCAACCCTCAGCTTCCATAAAGTGAAGCCTCAGGACCCGCAGGGACAGGAGGCCACTGACAGTGAATACTCGGAGATCAAGATCCACAAGCGAGAAACTGCAGAGACTCAGGCCTGTTTGAGGAATCACAACCCCTCCAGCAAAGAAGTCAGAGGCTGA
- the SIGLEC13 gene encoding sialic acid-binding Ig-like lectin 13 precursor (The RefSeq protein has 6 substitutions compared to this genomic sequence) — MLPLLLPLLWAGALALEGIFQLEVPESVTVQEGLCVFVPCTFFYPRHTFIKISLACGYWFREGDNPLRDAPVATNDPARQVREETRGRFRLLGNPREKNCSLSIRDARRRDSGSYFFRVEEAMMKYNYKDPPLSVHVTALTHRPDILIPGALKSGRPRNLVCSVPWACEQGTPPIFSWIGTSVSPLSPTTALSSVVTLIPQPQDHGSRLTCQVTLPGAGVTTTRTVRLNVSYPPQNLTLTVFQGDGTASTTLRNESSLQVLEGQSLRLVCAVDSNPPARLSWAQDNLILSPSQPNPGMLELPQMHLRNEGEFTCQARNPLGSQQVSLRLFVQRKSGPMAEVVLVAIGEAAVKILLLFLCLIILRVKSHRRKAAKAATGVEAAKVVKG; from the exons ATGCTGCCGCTGCTGCTTCCCCTGCTGTGGGCAG GGGCCCTGGCTCTGGAGGGCATATTCCAGCTGGAGGTGCCAGAGTCGGTGACGGTGCAGGAGGGTCTGTGCGTCTTCGTGCCCTGCACTTTCTTCTACCCGAGGCACACCTTCATCAAGATTAGCCTTGCTCGTGGCTACTGGTTCCGGGAAGGAGACAATCCTCTACGGGATGCTCCAGTGGCCACAAATGACCCTGCTCGACAAGTGCGGGAGGAGACGCGGGGTCGATTCCGCCTCCTGGGTAATCCCAGGGAGAAAAACTGCTCCCTGAGCATCAGAGACGCCAGGAGGAGGGACAGTGGTTCGTACTTCTTTCGTGTGGAGGAAACAATgatgaaatataattacaaagATCCCCCGCTCTCTGTGCATGTGACGG CCCTGACCCACAGGCCCGACATCCTCATCCCGGGGGCCCTGAAGTCTGGCTGCCCCAGGAACCTGATCTGCTCTGTGCCCTGGGCCTGTGAGCAGGGGACACCCCCCATCTTCTCCTGGATTGGgacctctgtgtccccactgagCCCCACCACAGCCCTCTCCTCGGTGGTCACCCTCATCCCACAGCCCCAGGACCACGGCAGCAGACTCACCTGTCAGGTGACCTTGCCTGGGGCTGGTGTAACCACGACCAGGACCGTCTGACTTAATGTATCCT ACCCTCCTCAGAACTTGACCTTGACTGTCTTCCAAGGAGACGGCACAG CATCCACAACCCTGAGAAATGAATCATCTCTTCAGGTCCTGGAAGGACAGTCCCTGCGCCTGGTCTGTGCTGTTGATAGCAATCCTCCCGCCAGGCTGAGCTGGGCCCAGGATAACCTGATCCTGAGCCCCTCACAGCCCAACCCCGGGATGCTGGAGCTGCCTCAAATGCACCTCAGGAATGAAGGAGAATTCACCTGCCAAGCTCGGAACCCTCTGGGTTCCCAGCAAGTCTCCCTGAGGCTCTTTGTGCAGA GGAAATCAGGGCCCATGGCAGAGGTGGTTCTGGTGGCCATCGGGGAGGCCGCTGTGAAGATcctgcttctcttcctctgcctcatCATCCTTAG AGTGAAGTCCCACCAGAGGAAGGCAGCAAAGGCAGCTACAGGTGTGGAGGCTGCAAAGGTTGTCAAAGGTTAA